The Listeria cossartiae subsp. cossartiae genome includes the window ATTTCACCAAGACAGCAGTTTTAGGAGAAGCAACTTTAGCAACAGCGGAAAAAGGCGAATACTTGATCGAAAAAACGTTAAAAACATGTGTGGAGTTGATAAAGCTTGAACAAGAAAAAATTCGAAAATCTACCAAAATGGAATAATTTTGCGCTATTTAATTTTTTAGCGAAAGATAAGGAAAATAGCCGAGAAGTCATGGAAGCGGCGCATGGTTTTGCGGTGCCAGGAATCGTTGCAACGAACTATGAAACGGCAGAACAAGCGGCGACTGTGGTGAAAGAATTACAAACTACAGCAGCGATCGTGAGTGTGGGCCTTGGTGGTGGTGGCGACTGGCAAAACTGGCGTGATGTGCTTCATATTGCTCGCCTTGCACCAAATACCCACATCAACCAACCAATCGAAACAGCGGGATTAACAAATGATTTGCTTCCAGAAACCTACACCAATGCACTCGTTCGCCCAACCGGAAAAGTCGGCATCGTCAAATTATCTTCTGGAGATGAAATTACCGCCGAAGAAGCAGTCGATTATTGCCTATCCGCGAACATCCCTTCAATCAAATTTATGAGCATTGAAGGCACGAAATATTTAGATGAACTGATTTATTTAACAAAAGTTGCAGCCGAGAAAGGCATTTACGGCATTGAACCAGCGGGCGGGATTGGCGCCGATAATATCCTTGAAATAACAACCGCCATCCAGTCAACAGGAATTCCATTTTACATGCCGCATATTTTTGGGAAAACTATTGATAAAGCAACTGGTAGAACGAAACCAGAAGAAATCGC containing:
- a CDS encoding KDGP aldolase, with product MNKKKFENLPKWNNFALFNFLAKDKENSREVMEAAHGFAVPGIVATNYETAEQAATVVKELQTTAAIVSVGLGGGGDWQNWRDVLHIARLAPNTHINQPIETAGLTNDLLPETYTNALVRPTGKVGIVKLSSGDEITAEEAVDYCLSANIPSIKFMSIEGTKYLDELIYLTKVAAEKGIYGIEPAGGIGADNILEITTAIQSTGIPFYMPHIFGKTIDKATGRTKPEEIAEIFAALEGK